The Corythoichthys intestinalis isolate RoL2023-P3 chromosome 1, ASM3026506v1, whole genome shotgun sequence genomic interval TCCAGCGGTTATGTATCTATtccaacatttattcatttcactatttccatttttatgtcTTGATATATTTCAACATCTATTGATACGTTTCTGTGTTTAatgatttccatttttattggtGTATTTCAATATCCATCATTATTTCTCGACTCCTTTTTTAAAAGTGCGTTAGTTTATGActcaaaattgaaaaaatacacagTTAAATTAATCATTAAACGTGTcattaaacaacatttgtttatttcaattattatttgaaatgtcctgCATTGACgtcagcatttatttattattttaacttttttttttattcaagttATTTACTGAACTTTTCATTTCCTTTACCTTCACACTCTCGTTCCCCCTTGCACAGAGTGGAACTTATTATtaaaattatatactgtatgtatatatatatatatatatatatatatatatatatatactgtagttgAACATGATTGGAGTTGTAATTTAGAAAAGACTTTTAAAAAAGCGGAAGCTTacaatatatcacctttttatttccaataaataaaatgtctaaTTAAAATGGTGACTGCATGCTCCACAATACACGACGGCACCATTTTCGCAATAAAAACAAGcatgaaaaatgtattttttgccacaaggttgtacagtattttttacatttaaatcaAGAACAATGAAGGGTGAACTTTATGCAAAACCACGCCATATTTTCACAAAACCAAACTATTATATGAAATACCGCAGGAGAGCACCTTGTTGTAAAAGTTCGATCAAAATGGCTGTAATGAAAGATATAAAATAACAACGTCAAAATTGCACACTATAACAGACAAACGATTCAATGCGTTATGAAATGTTTCACAAAGTCcaacatatttttaaagaaacaacgATTGAAGCTAATTCATCTATCTCCTTAATGGGAgttgattaaaaagaaaaatctctgCAATATTGTGTCATCTAAGAAAGCTTTCGAATATTTCTCAAATGCAGTCGACGTGACAACATACAACCCATTTTAAATTGAAAGCATGAATAATGAAGTCCTTCcctgctattgacggcaatggacgtccaatccagttaaTGGAGTTGATGTACAGAAGGTCGACAGTACAGTAAATGATCCAGGAAGTGCCAGGTAAATACCCCAGAATCAGTAGCATAAAACCCTATAcccaaaaatgaacaagaaagtgacccaaacatcatgaactcattgcctattACTgacaacaaaagatgtccaatttatttaaacgAGGAGGATTGGCTGTGAATACTGTACTCATCTttcacccctcccagtccaaatgtatTGGACTAGAGTCGTCAAAGGCAGCAAATAATTTAATAGCAAATATGTTAAtgatcttattttttaaatgagaacGACAAAATGGGGTTTCTCTTTAAATTAGattgcattttttctttgaaaaaaacaaaatagttttttttttttctgaagggAAAACAGTGAATAATCACTCATCATTTTAGCGTGAAACGAAGTCGATGCTCTCGACTGACGTTGGCGGGCCACATAAAATGATGACTATAGAGTTTGACGTTCGATACGGCCCGTGGACACGCACTCATCCGAGCCGGCCAAAAAGTTAGCACGCATTATAGCATTTTCTCGTCCCGCTCCCACGGGATTGGATCCTGCTCCTCTTCCACCTGCGTGTTTCTACGCCCCGTCCAGAAGTGCTCCACGTCCGGGAAGGTCTTCTCCCCGTCGGCGGCGGCGGCTCCGTCTCCCTGCAGCCCCGCTCCGTTGCCCTCGGTGGCCTTCGGGTCTCCGCGGCGGCGGGGGTGGCAGGCGGCGGTCGCGCAGAGGCCGAACAGGCCCCGACGCAAGTCGTCGTACATGGCGAGCAGCAGCGCAGGCGAGAGCGCGGCGCACGCGTAAACCAGCACCTGGGCGCACAGGAAGACACCCGCGGGGGGCTGGCGGTAGCCCAGCCGCACCCAGGTGAACGCGCCCCACTCGGGCAGCAGCAGGAGGCCCTGCGTGGCGCTCAGACACAGCAGCACCAGCGTCACCTCGCTCCGACGGCGGGGGCACGGCGCCCCGTTGAGCGCCCGGTGCAGGATCGCCGTGTAGTAGGCCAGAGCGAAGAGCACCGGGCCCGCGTAGGCGGCCGCGGGGTAGATCTTGTAGAAGAGCGCCATAAAGTGCGAGGCGCAAGCCGGCGCCTGCCACACGCACACCTGCGCTGCGTGCGCGGCGCCGCGCGTCTGCAAGGCGGCGAACAGCATCTGCGGGACGGGGAGCATCATGGACAGCAGCCAAGCCGACGCCACGGCCCACAGGATCCAGCCGCCTCGTTGCGGGCCGTCGCGACGCGGAGTGTGATCGGCGCGGGTGCCGATCGCCAGAAGGAGCGTCTTGGCCACCAGGCAGGAGTGCTGGAACCAGTCGGCGGTGGCGCAGGCGAAACGGCCGAGCACCCAAGCTTGCTTGTAGGCGGCCAGCGCGCGCACCGGGGCGCACAGCAGCAGGAGGAGCGCGTCGGCGGAAGCCACCGAAGCCAGCACCGCCTTGGCCTCCGAGCCGCGACCCGCGCGGAACTCGCGCGCCAGCACCAACAGCGCCAGCAGGTTGCCCGCGGTGCCCGACGCGCACGCGCCCAGCAACAAGACCGGCGCGGCGCTCCGGAGCTCCTCACCGTCGACGCCGACGCCGAGGAGCTGCAAGCCCCCCGCCGAGTCCACGAAGGTCGCGTTAGGGTCGGCTTCcatcgctcgctcgctcgctcgctttCCTCGGTGCCGCTCGGAGGAGGAAAGCGTTCggcggctggctggctggctggctggctggctggctggctggctagcTGGCTGGGTTTCCAAGCGGGCGTCTGAGGGGCGAGGTGCACCGACGCCGAGTATTTACGGAACGGGGCGGGGCGGGGCGGGCCTGGGTACAGGGCTCTGCGCGCTACGTGACGCTGTTCGCTTGCTCATCCTTTAATTCATTCACTGTCATTCAAATCTATTTCCATTGGGAAAGTTGCCACTGATCATGCATGTTTATTCATCGGAAAATGTCCCGAAAGCCATGCACAGGCATGCATGCGGTGACCAAAAGAGTCTCTGCGAGTGCATGCCAGCTCTCTCATGCAGTTCTAtaatgtcaatggcactgaaacatgtttATTCATTTCCATCCCTGccagttcaaacagattggacgtctattgccgtttctgacagtgaatgagttaattgcaCCCAGGAACACGCACTCTGACCTCCTCCTCCCCCGTGCCGCGCGGACGGATGCGGTCGCCTAGCGACCGGGCCACTCGGAGGAAGTGACAGCCTTTGAGTGGGCAACCCCTCACCTCTCCGGCACCCCAGATGCTCTTCAAGTAAACACCTCCACGTGTAACCGTGGCAACCGCGAATCCCACAGCCGCTCCCGCGTAGAAGCCACCTCGACGGTGACGCTCGATCGAGTGTCTTGAGTGACGCGAGTTCGATCGGTCTCACGAGGGTCTCCGAACTCATCCGACTCCTTTGCTGCCgcggacggtgatagacgtccaatcaatacaGAATATCCATATACTGTGAAATGGCgagcaggggcgtcactagcttTTTAGAATTAggggcttagcccccaggagatgaccaggatgtaagtgaacgtagcgttttatacatacagtgcctcgcaaaagtattcggcccccttgaatcttgcaacctttcgccacatttcatcaACAATAACttaacaataaataacaataatcaacaacaagtgggacacaatcgtgaagtggaacaacatttattggataattgaaacttttttaacaaataaaaaactgaaaattggggcgtgcaatattattcggcccctttactttcagtgcagcaaactcactccagaagttcagtgaggatctctgaatgatccaatgttgtcctaaatgaccgatgatgataaatagaatccacctgtgtgtaatcaagtctccgtataaatgcacctgctctgtgatagtctcagggttctgtttaaactgcagagagcattatgaaaaccaaggaacacaccaggcaggtccgagatactgttgtggagaagtttaaagccggatttggatacaaaaagatttcccaagctttaaacatctcaaggagcactgtgcaagccatcatattgaaatggatggagcatcagaccactgcaaatctaccaagacccggccgtccttccaaactttcttctcaaacaaggagaaaactgatcagagatgcagccaagaagcccatgatcactctggatgaactgcagagatctacagctgaggtgggagagtctgtccataggacaacaatcagtcgtacactgcacaaatctggcctttatggaagagtggcaagaagaaagccatttctcaaagatatccacaaaaagtctcgtttaaagtttgccacaagccacctgggagacacaccaaacatgtggaagaaggtgctctggtcagatgaaaccaaaattgaactttttggccacaatgcaaaacgatatgtttggcgtaaaagcaacacagctcatcaccctgaacacaccatccccactgtcaaacatggtggtgggagcatcatggtttgggcctgcttttcttcagcagggacagggaagatggttaaaattgacgggaagatggatgcagccaaatacaggaacattctggaagaaaacctgttggtatctgcacaagatctgagactgggacggagatttatcttccaacaggacgatgatccaaaacataaagccaaatctacaatggaatggttcaaaaataaacgtatccaggtgttagaatggccaagtcaaagtccagacctgaatccaatggagaatctgtggaaagagctgaagactgctgttcacaaacactctccatccaacctcactgagctcgagctgttttgcaagaaagaatgggcaagaatgtcagtctctccatgtgcaaaactgatagaaacataccccaagcgacttgcagctgtaattggagcaaaaggtggcgctacaaagtattaacgcaagggggccgaataatattgcacgccccacttttcagtttttatttgttaaaaaagtttaaattatccaataaattttgttccacttcacgattgtgtcccacttgttgttgattcttgataaaacaattaaaatttgatatctttatgtttgaagcctgaaatgtggcgaaaggcactgtatctatccacgtatatgtatatatacatatctatctacatgtacgtatatatacatctcaatatataaattgatatgtatatatatatatatatatatatatatatatatatattaaggctgGGACTTTAACGCATAAaattcgattaattaattataaagcttttaacgcgttaaaaattttaacgcaattaattgtttcagttCCATTTGTCCGCATGCGGAACCTTCCTACTCATGTGTTTCTGGTACGCCGGTAAATCTGAAACAAACAAACGCTAACAGCAGCAGTGATGGGAGGCGACATTTTATTTGGACAGTTAGGGGCTAGTTTTCCCCTATAAAACGCATCCTGATGGGACAATGGACAAGAGCATTGTTTGGTGCAAGCTGCCGATGCGGCCGCGCGCCTTCCTCGTCCCCCTCTTCCCGCCCGCCCTTTAACCAGGGCGCGACGGCGGCGAGGGTCCCGGCGCGGTCGGCTTGGCAGTCACGGTTGCACCCGGCGGGCTGCCTCGGCCGGTGCTTGTGCAAGCTGCTATTCGATGACGAAAAGCAGACCAAAGAAGACCGATTGAAGTCTGTCGAGTATGTTGGTTTGACACGGGACCACTGGACTTTCTTGAGCAATTCTAACTATCTTGGAGTGACCGCACATACAATACAAGTCGTCAACAATGAATGGCATTTGGCGTCTTTCGTCCTGACTGTGCAAAAAGCCAACGACAGACGCTAAACAGTAAACTGTGCAGACCagttttttttcggtagctgagTCCTGGGAGATTGAACGAAAAGTCACAACAATTGGTACGGATTGTTGAATAACttaaaggggaactgaagacctttccggattttggtgtaattttatgaatataaacttgggacaagttcgtcaaaacaaccatgacattatcaacacgtaattgtaaggataatttgcgtttttttagtttttttgcactccgttaatggtcccttcgcaaacccggaagtgtgacgtaggcaacagaagactacccacagctaacatagcagcaacaacgatgtcagtgatatttccagcaaaggtaaccattcaggatcgctctttcgtgacgctaccgatggcaaaggctcacaggaaagatgaactacaattaatccctacatgtttgaacctgaggcgtcagatgacggcgatttacttgacacagcagatggcgtcatgacgccaattgacagctcgacacttcacgaacggaagagtgagtggtaaatccagcatcgtgatttttttattagaatgcgattacatggttgtataattttccatgctctacacatagctaaaactggatattaggtaatgggacagctcctaccgatctaaatatgataaagctagcccaaatgtggctaaatgaatgctctacacatagctaaaactggatattaggtaatgggacagctcctaccgatctaaatatgataaagctagcccaaatgtagctaaatgaatgctctacacatagctaaaactggattttaggtaatgggacagc includes:
- the LOC130922994 gene encoding G-protein coupled receptor 151-like, coding for MEADPNATFVDSAGGLQLLGVGVDGEELRSAAPVLLLGACASGTAGNLLALLVLAREFRAGRGSEAKAVLASVASADALLLLLCAPVRALAAYKQAWVLGRFACATADWFQHSCLVAKTLLLAIGTRADHTPRRDGPQRGGWILWAVASAWLLSMMLPVPQMLFAALQTRGAAHAAQVCVWQAPACASHFMALFYKIYPAAAYAGPVLFALAYYTAILHRALNGAPCPRRRSEVTLVLLCLSATQGLLLLPEWGAFTWVRLGYRQPPAGVFLCAQVLVYACAALSPALLLAMYDDLRRGLFGLCATAACHPRRRGDPKATEGNGAGLQGDGAAAADGEKTFPDVEHFWTGRRNTQVEEEQDPIPWERDEKML